From Vanrija pseudolonga chromosome 1, complete sequence, a single genomic window includes:
- the gdi1 gene encoding putative secretory pathway GDP dissociation inhibitor 1 produces MDEEYDVVVLGTGLTECILSGLLSVDGKKVLHMDRNDYYGGEIERCLIHPCLTRTDVLPQLYQKFRGTPPPEELQLGRDRDYAVDLIPKFILASGELTKILVHTEVTRYLDFKQIAGSYVYRDGKISKVPSNESEAIRSPLMGLFEKNRARKFFLYLQQWKEDDPATFQGFDANTQTMKELYTKFGLEPGTQDFIGHAMALWFDDDYIQRPAKETMERIILYSQSMARYGKSPYIYPLYGLGELPQAFARLSAIYGGTYMLDKKITSINVDESGKFTGVTSDGETVKAKKVIGDPSYFGAGEDPVEGGKVRVLETRKVVRAICILKHPIPGTDNADSAQIIIPQNQVGRKNDIYIASVSAAHSVAAKDVWLAIVSTIVETSVPERELLPGLQLLGTIVDKFVSITPLYEPTSDGLADNVFISKSFDPTSHFDSVVTDVNDLYQRVTGGPLELKKRDTELESS; encoded by the exons ATGGACGAGGAGTACGAC GTCGTTGTTCTC GGCACTGGCCTCACCGAGTGCATTCTCTCGGGCCTCCTCTCggtcgacggcaagaaggtccTTCACATGGACCGCAACGACTACTACGGTGGCGAGA TTGAACGCTGTCTCATTCACCCTTGCCTCACTCGTACTGACGTCCTGCCCCAGCTGTACCAAAAGTTCCGTGGTACGCCACCTCCTGAGGAGCTCCAGCTCGGACGTGACCGTGActacgccgtcgacctcatCCCCAAGTTCATTCTTGCCTCGGGCGAGCTCACCAAGATTCTCGTCCACACCGAGGTCACTCGCTACCTCGACTTCAAGCAGATTGCCGGCTCGTACGTCTACCGTGACGGCAAGATCTCCAAGGTCCCTTCCAACGAGTCCGAGGCCATTCGCAGCCCTCTGATGGGTCTCTTTGAGAAGAACCGCGCTCGCAAGTTCTTCCTCTACCTCCAGCAGTGGAAGGAGGATGACCCGGCCACCTTCCAGG GTTTCGATGCCAACACACAGACCATGAAGGAGCTCTACACCAAGTTTGGTCTCGAGCCCGGAACTCAGGACTTTATCGGCCACGCCATGGCCCTCTGGTTCGATGACGA CTACATTCAGCGCCCCGCCAAGGAGACCATGGAGCGCATCATCCTCTACTCGCAGTCGATGGCTCGCTACGGCAAGTCGCCCTACATCTACCCTCTCTACGGTCTCGGCGAGCTTCCTCAGGCCTTTGCCCGTCTCTCGGCCATCTACGGCGGTACATACATGCTCGACAAGAAGATCACGTCTATCAACGTTGACGAGTCGGGCAAGTTCACCGGCGTCACCTCGGACGGCGAGACtgtcaaggccaagaaggtcaTTGGTGACCCTAGCTACTTTGGTGCTGGCGAGGACCCTGTTGAGGGTGGCAAGGTCAGGGTACTTGAGACGCGCAAGGTCGTTCGTGCCATCTGCATCCTCAAGCACCCCATCCCTGGCACCGACAACGCCGACTCGGCCCAGATCATCATCCCCCAGAACCAGGTTGGCCGCAAGAACG ACATTTACATCGCCTCGGTCAGCGCTGCCCACTCGGTTGCCGCCAAGGACGTCTGGCTGGCCATTGTGTCGACCATTGTTGAGACCTCTGTCCCCGAAAGAGAACTCCTCCCCGGtctccagctcctcggtACCATTGTCGACAAGTTTGTCTCGATCACTCCCCTCTACGAGCCTACCTCGgacggcctcgccgacaacGTCTTCATCTCCAAGAGCTTTGACCCCACTTCGCACTTCGACTCGGTTGTCACCGACGTCAACGACCTCTACCAGCGTGTCACCGGTGGCCCTCTTGAGCTCAAGAAGCGTGACACTGAGCTTGAGTCGAGCTAA
- the SPBP8B7.31 gene encoding Putative magnesium-dependent phosphatase1 has protein sequence MVRRNAQPSPEPTEWRTLSPDDPEAFPKAVVFDLDYTLWDLWIDTHVNPPLRRQGDEINRLVDRRGSTLEFYPEVPGILAGLKRRGITIGVASRTSAIDLANEALSLLLVPAPDGKVVKARSYFDAIEIYPSSKIKHFREIHKRTKIAYEQMLFFDDESRNHDTETLGVTMQLIRDGMNRAEWERGLALWRKRRGIRVSGSADSN, from the exons ATGGTCCGCCGCAACGCCCAGCcctcgcccgagccgacAGAATGGCGCACGCTATCCCCCGACGACCCGGAGGCGTTCCCCAAAGCAGTGGTCTTCGACCTCGA CTACACGCTCTGGGACCTGTGGATTGAC ACGCACGTCAACCCTCCGCTCCGACGACAGGGCGACGAGATCAACCGCCTCGTGGACCG aCGCGGGAGCACGCTCGAGTTCTACCCCGAAGTGCCGGgcatcctcgccggcctcaagcggcgcggcatcaccatcggcgtcgcgtcgcggaCGAGCGCGATTGACCT AGCGAACGAGGCCCTCAGTCTCCTCCTTGTTCCTGCGccggacggcaaggtcgtcaaggcgCGCAGCTACTTTGACGCCATTGAGATCTACCCCTCCTCCAAGATCAAGCACTTCCGCGAGATCCACAAGCGCACAAAGATAGCGTATGAGCAGATG CTCTTCTTTGACGACGAGAGCCGTAACCATGACACTGAGACCCTCGGCGTCACGATGCAGCTGATCCGCGACGGCATGAACCGTGCAGAGTGGGAGCGAGGGCTCGCACTCTGGCGGAAACGTCGTGGTATCAGGGTCAGCGGTAGCGCAGACAGCAACTAG
- the SPBC1683.13c_1 gene encoding putative transcriptional regulatory protein has product MPWDINTTGDSGPIASSSNANPSHARSWGQEAAGQRSVGNDYQGLGRSNSRSASDVDVDMAMGFEGEEEGEYEENDSPFRGALSATGNDLSPASLLANAGEPARRIRPASRRNVARACEQCRTRKTRCSGDQPTCALCRRLGKDCVYSTVVDGRLTDKSAKRRLEYLQNRVRTLESALADALNNQTPPAPGVQDQPLGTNQQLPQYQGHTFLINPGEGLTTTELIRRARPVSTFDENSPDWDPFGVGRLALSQNGALHLYPAATFYSPAHMAPDWEKALEALIAGPVNRPGYLAPYLPFPLAPEHHTALIDLCFSHMLSFGMNSFKDKFITEMRQDPMGKTAYFSPMLHLAVLGVGFRYFRDPEGVGMYYSGEGASNRGEVFIEKAMTMVMDEVRDPRLSVILGLLLLCGYNVGVMKDPVASSLYAMAVHVALEMRLHRRCDTQLHELGLDVDCELDIARRDVFGYSLNLMAWYTTYMGQPPLPLCDGADQRSPYIRSDLSDPAEVEISEVFHHLVQLSDFGLQALQTNHWMRAPMQERASRVRAITSRLEAWHASLPEHLQWPPKEGTTMNPCVITTHGMYAAYMIILYRPYILDADNSPPEMVAEAISRCLSCASDIVVQSQYLDKTHGVHTTALTWKHILFVCGTMLVLQASGLPSVTMAERERALVDLQSIQASLEELSSVWPVAGTCSTALQQLLDQGVPLEAWKNDGTSRARQ; this is encoded by the exons ATGCCGTGGGACATCAACACGACAGGAGACAGCGGGCCGATAGCCTCTAGCTCGAATGCGAACCCCAGTCATGCTCGGTCGTGGGGGCAAGAAGCGGCAGGTCAAAGAAGCGTCGGCAATGACTATCAAGGCCTCGGACGGTCCAACTCTCGGTCGGCGTCAGACGTCGACGTTGACATGGCGATGGGCTttgaaggagaagaagaaggagagtACGAGGAGAACGACTCACCTTTCCGTGGAGCACTATCAGCAACCGGTAACGACTTGTCACCAGCATCGCTACTCGCAAACGCTGGCGAACCAGCACGCCGCATTCGACCTGCCTCGAGACGCAACGTTGCGAGGGCGTGCGAACAGTGCCGAACACGGAAGACAAGGTGTTCGG GTGACCAACCTACATGCGCCCTTTGCCGAAGGCTTGGGAAGGACTGCGTGTACTCGACTGTGGTGGATGGTCGCCTGAC GGACAAATCCGCGAAGCGGAGGCTGGAATACTTGCAGAACCGTGTCCGAACTTTGGAGTCAGCACTGGCAGATGCTTTGAACAACCAGACCCCCCCTGCGCCTGGTGTTCAGGATCAGCCCCTCGGCACGAACCAACAGCTGCCTCAATACCAAGGCCATACATTCCTCATCAACCCAGGAGAAGGGTTAACGACGACTGAGCTCAttcggcgagcgcggcccgTATCGACGTTTGACGAGAACTCGCCTGACTGGGATCCCTtcggcgtcggtcgactTGCCTTGTCCCAGAATGGTGCGCTGCACCTGTATCCAGCTGCAACGTTCTACTCCCCAGCCCACATGGCGCCAGACTGGgagaaggcgctcgaggccctcaTCGCTGGCCCAGTCAATCGGCCAGGCTACCTTGCGCCATACCTGCCATTCCCCCTCGCCCCTGAGCACCACACAGCCCTTATCGACCTCTGCTTCTCCCACATGCTCAGCTTTGGGATGAACAGCTTCAAGGACAAGTTCATTACTGAGATGCGCCAGGACCCCATGGGTAAAACGGCCTACTTCTCGCCTATGCTTCACTTGGCGGTCCTCGGTGTCGGCTTCAGGTACTTCCGCGACCCGGAAGGCGTGGGCATGTACTACTCTGGAGAGGGCGCCAGCAACCGTGGTGAGGTGTTTATCGAGAAGGCCATGACCATGGTCATGGACGAGGTGAGGGATCCGCGGTTGAGCGTGATTCTTGGGCTCCTGTTACTGTGCGGCTATAACGTTGGCGTCATGAAGGA TCCAGTTGCCTCAAGCTTGTATGCCATGGCCGTTCATGTCGCCCTAGAAA TGCGCCTACACCGCCGATGCGACACACAACTCCACGAACTGGGTCTCGACGTTGACTGCGAACTGGACATTGCCCGACGGGATGTGTTCGGATACTCGTTGAATCTGA TGGCCTGGTATACAACCTACATGGGCCAGCCCCCACTCCCACTCTGCGACGGTGCCGACCAACGGTCGCCTTACATTCGATCCGACTTGAGTGACCCTGCCGAGGTGGAGATCTCCGAAGTCttccaccacctcgtccagctGAGCGACTTTGGCCTCCAGGCGCTCCAGACGAACCACTGGATGCGGGCGCCGATGCAGGAGCGGGCGTCGCGGGTTCGCGCAATCACGTCCAGGCTTGAGGCGTGGCACGCCTCCCTTCCCGAACACCTACAATGGCCGCCAAAGGAGGGCACCACCATGAACCCTTG TGTGATAACAACACACGGCATGTACGCAGCATACATGATCATTCTCTACCGGCCCTACATCCTCGATGCAGACAACAGCCCGCCCGAAATGGTGGCCGAAGCCATATCTCGATGCCTCTCCTGCGCCAGTGACATTGTGGTGCAGTCGCAGTACTTGGACAAGACACACGGTGTTCACACGACGGCCTTGACATGGAAGCA CATTCTGTTTGTCTGCGGCACCATGCTCGTTTTGCAAGCATCCGGCCTTCCATCTGTGACGATGGCTGAACGTGAGCGTGCTCTCGTGGATCTTCAGTCCATTCAGGCAAGCTTGGAGGAGCTATCGTCCGTCTGGCCCGTAGCTGGAACGTGTTCCACTGCGCTTCAGCAACTGTTGGACCAGGGGGTCCCGCTTGAAGCATGGAAGAACGACGGGACGAGTAGGGCAAGGCAGTAG
- the CYP3_2 gene encoding Peptidyl-prolyl cis-trans isomerase H — MFGKLKHSLHKAFIPPDENAAFEAPEGVVRPHVFLDMTIGGQEAGRIEIELFSDITPQTAENFLQLALGVNIDGKQRGYTGSTFHRVIPGFMIQGGDFVHGDGTGRVSIYNHGGSFKDENFKLKHTKAGLLSMANSGPDTNGCQFFITTAAADFLNGKHVVFGRVVHGMPVVRAIENTPVGTGDRPISPVVIAKSGEVPQAQAAPQAA; from the exons CACAAGGCGTTCATCCCGCCCGACGAGAACGCGGCGTTCGAGGCCCCAGAGGGCGTGGTCCGCCCCCATGTCTTCCTGGACATGACGATTGGCGGGCAGGAGGCGGGGCGGATCGAGATCGAGCTCTTCAGCGACATTACTCCCCA GACCGCCGAGAACTTCCTCCAGCTCGCTCTTGGCGTCAACATCGACGGCAAGCAGCGTGGGTATACCGGCTCGACATTCCACCGCGT GATTCCTGGCTTTATGATCCAAGGAGGCGACTTCGTTCACGGAGACGGCACGGGTCGCGTGTCCATCTACAACCACGGCGGCTCGTTCAAGGACGAGAACTTCAAGCTCAAGCACACCAAGGCCGGGCTGTTGAGCATGGCCAACTCGGGGCCGGACACCAACGGCTGCCAGTTCTTCATCACGACGGCCGCAGCCGATTTCCTCAATGGCAAGCACGTTGTGTTTGGCCGGGTGGTTCATGGTATGCCCGTTGTCCGCGCAATTGAGAATACGCCGGTGGGCACAGGAGACAGGCCTATCAGCCCCGTGGTCATCGCGAAGTCAGGCGAGGTGCCTCAGGCTCAAGCCGCCCCACAGGCAGCATAG
- the CYP3_2 gene encoding Peptidyl-prolyl cis-trans isomerase H produces the protein MFGKLKHSLHKAFIPPDENAAFEAPEGVVRPHVFLDMTIGGQEAGRIEIELFSDITPQTAENFLQLALGVNIDGKQRGDFVHGDGTGRVSIYNHGGSFKDENFKLKHTKAGLLSMANSGPDTNGCQFFITTAAADFLNGKHVVFGRVVHGMPVVRAIENTPVGTGDRPISPVVIAKSGEVPQAQAAPQAA, from the exons CACAAGGCGTTCATCCCGCCCGACGAGAACGCGGCGTTCGAGGCCCCAGAGGGCGTGGTCCGCCCCCATGTCTTCCTGGACATGACGATTGGCGGGCAGGAGGCGGGGCGGATCGAGATCGAGCTCTTCAGCGACATTACTCCCCA GACCGCCGAGAACTTCCTCCAGCTCGCTCTTGGCGTCAACATCGACGGCAAGCAGC GAGGCGACTTCGTTCACGGAGACGGCACGGGTCGCGTGTCCATCTACAACCACGGCGGCTCGTTCAAGGACGAGAACTTCAAGCTCAAGCACACCAAGGCCGGGCTGTTGAGCATGGCCAACTCGGGGCCGGACACCAACGGCTGCCAGTTCTTCATCACGACGGCCGCAGCCGATTTCCTCAATGGCAAGCACGTTGTGTTTGGCCGGGTGGTTCATGGTATGCCCGTTGTCCGCGCAATTGAGAATACGCCGGTGGGCACAGGAGACAGGCCTATCAGCCCCGTGGTCATCGCGAAGTCAGGCGAGGTGCCTCAGGCTCAAGCCGCCCCACAGGCAGCATAG